The Leadbetterella byssophila DSM 17132 DNA window AGGTCATGAAGTATTCGTAGATGTCCTGTTGTTTCTCCTTATCTATGATCTGATTAATGTAATAATCTAAGTTCAATTTGGTGCCGGAGAAGCAAATGGATTCGATCTCAGAAATGATCTCTTCCGCTGACATTTCTTTGGCTTCTGCAATGTCTTCCAGGTCAATCTTACGGTCGATTTGTTGGATGATGAATATCTTCGTCTTAGACTTGTTCACGGTAGTTTTTACCATCAAGTCATGGGTAGTCTCGATCTCGTTATCTTCAACGTACTTGTTGATCAAGTCCAGGAAGGGCTTGCCGAATTTCTGCACTTTACCCATACCTACACCATTCACCTGTGCAAGTTCATTCGCATTTGAAGGATAGGTAGTAGCCATTTCTTCCAGAGAAGGGTCTTGGAATACTACGTATGGAGGTACATTCTTTTCTTTGGCAATCTTCTTTCTAAGGGATTTCAACAATTCCAATAGAGCCTGGTCAGCCGCGCCGGAACCGGATGCACTTCCTGGCGTTTGTTGAAGATCATCTTCTCCGCTTCCTTCGGTTTCATCTAAATCGTGATCCTCGTGGAAGGTGATGCTATACGGGTCATTCAGGTAGTTCATGCCCTTTTGGGACACTTTTACTACACCATAATTGTCTATGTCTTTTTCCAGGTATCCAAACACCATCAATTGTCTGATGATAGATACCCACTTGTCGGAAGCAGAAATCCGACCGTCAGCATTAATATCGGCCTTCGGTTTCTTGTTGACTAAGATAGTATCTTCGTCATCCTCTTCTTCTTCTTCTTCGAATTTGTCTTCCAGATTGAAGTATTTCAATCCTTTTCCAAACATTTCAAGCTTGTTATGCTCATAGCTAAGAATGGCAGGATTGTCTTTGGTATTACCGGTCAAAATATCGGCAATGTGGTTAGCGGAGAAGCGTTGTTCGGTCTTAAGAATGGTCTTGATCACCAATTCTACTTCCTCCTTACCTTTGAACGTTTTTGTAGGCTTTTTACAGTTGTCGCAGAAACCGCAGTCCTTTTCCATCTGTTCACCGAAATAGGAAAGCAACTGTCGTCTTCTACATACACCTAAAGAAGAATAAGCCACCATTTCCATCAGGAGGGCCTTTGCATTATCTCTTTCGGTTACGTTCTTATCTTTATTAAATTTTTCCAGTTTAGTGATATCGTCCAAAGCATAGAACATCAAGCAAGTTCCATCAATACCGTCTCTACCGGCTCTACCTGTTTCCTGGTAATAACCTTCAAGTGATTTTGGAGCATCGTAGTGAACTACGAAACGAACGTCCGGTTTATCAATACCCATTCCAAAGGCGATGGTCGCCACCACGATGTCACAGTTTTCATTCAAAAAGGCATCCTGGTTTTTCATTCTTACCTCCGGATCTAGACCCGCATGGTAAGGAAGAGCTTTGAAGCCGTTTACATTCAAAAGTTCTGCAATCTCTTCTACTTTCTTTCTACTCAAACAGTACACAATACCGGATTTGCCACGGTTTTGAGAAACGAATTTGATCAGTTGCTTCTTAGCATTTTGCTTTGGTCTAACTTCATAATACAAGTTAGCACGGTTAAAAGAGGTTTTGAAGATGACTGAATCATCCATGTTCAAGCTCTTCTTGATGTCTAGCTGTACCTTTGGAGTAGCGGTAGCAGTAAGGGCTACTATAGGTAGAGCGGTGTCAATGTTTTCAATGATATCTTTGATCTTACGATATTCCGGACGGAAGTCATGTCCCCATTCAGAAATACAGTGCGCTTCATCTACGGCTACGAATGAAATCTTAGCTTTCTTTAAGAACTCCAGATTATCTTCTTTAGTAAGAGATTCAGGGGCTATGTACAAAAGTTTACAAACACCTGAGATGACATCATTTTTCACTCTGTTCATCTCTGATTTATTCAAGGTGCTGTTTAGAAACTGGGCATTTATTCCATATGCAGTCAACTGATCCACCTGGTTTTTCATCAAGGCGATTAAAGGTGAGATCACGATAGCTGTTCCTTCTAGTACAGTGGCAGGCAACTGGTAGCATAAAGACTTTCCGGCACCTGTCGGCATTATGACGAAAGTGTTCTTGCCAGAGATAACGCTTTTGATGATTTTCTCCTGTTCTCCTCTAAAGTTATCGAAGCCGAAAATCTCCTTAAGATTTTGCTTCAATCTTTGTTCTACTGATTCTGAAATCATGTTTTAAACTATGACTTTTATTCGATATCTGTTAAAGTATGGCTAATTTACTAAAAATAAAACTTCCTAAATAAATTCTCAGAAAAATATTATTTGCGAGAAGTTTTCGGATTTATAGAGCTAATTTTGTGCTCATAAACGAGCTCTAAAAAGTGGAGACGAAAGTAGAAAAAAATATTATTGATACCGCCAAAAAAGTTTTGGCAGATGAATCAGAGGCTATTAAATCTTTGATAAGTACAATTGGTTCTGAATTTGAAGAGGTAGTAAATCTGATTTTGAATTCAAGAGGTAAAGTAGTGCTATCTGGAATAGGAAAAAGTGCTATTATCGCTCAAAAAATTTCAGCTACTTTAAACTCAACCGGACAAAAGGCGGTATTTATGCACGCAACTGATGCCGTTCATGGGGACTTGGGGATTATAGATGACGAAGACGTTATCGTGATTTTGTCCAAAAGTGGTAATACGCCCGAGTTAAAGGTGCTGATTCCTTTGATCAGAAGATTGCCTAATAAGTTAGTGGGAATGGTTTCAGATCTGGATTCTTTTTTGGCTCGTAATTCTGATTATGTACTGAATGCCCATGTGAATAGAGAGGCTTGCCCTATGAATTTGGCGCCTACTACCTCTACTACGGTTTCCTTGGCTTTGGGTGATGCTTTAGCTGTCTGTTTGTTAGAGGCCAGGGGTTTCACTAAAAGGGATTTTGCTAAGTATCATCCTGGTGGTTCACTCGGAAAGAAATTGTATTTAAAAGTATCTGATATATATCCTAATAATGAGGTTCCTATAGTGAAGGAGGAGGCCGGTATGGAGGAAGTTATACTGGAAATGACCTCCAAGCGTTTAGGTACTACGGCTGTAATCAATGAAGAAGGACATCTGACCGGTATTATCACGGATGGAGATTTAAGAAGAAAATTAAGGGAAAAGGTAGATGTTTTTTCTCTAAAAGCTTTAGATTTGATGAGTCGGAATCCCAAGGTTATCCGTAAGGATGACTTTGCGGTTAATGCCCTGAATCTTATGCAAGAGTTGAGTATTACTCAGTTAGTGGTGGCAGAAAACCAAAAGGTTCTGGGCTTTGTGCACTTGCACGATTTGCTTCGTGAAGGGCTAGTTTAATGAAGGAATTTATGCGAACAGTAGATTTTTTAGTCATTGGATCTGGAATTGCGGGGCTTAGTTTTGCCTTAAAGGCGGCCAAAAAAGGAAAGGTGTTGATCCTTACAAAAGTAAATGCAGATGAGACCAACACGAAGTATGCTCAAGGAGGTATAGCTTCCGTTTTCGACCCGGCCACAGATTCTTTTGATAAACATATACAAGATACTCTTATAGCTGGAGACGGCCTATGTGATAGAGAGATTGTTGAAATTGTAGTGTCTGAAGGCCCGGATAGAATTCGGGAACTGATAGATTATGGCACCAATTTCGATAAGATGGAAACCGGCGAGTATAATCTGACTCGAGAAGGTGGTCATTCGGAAAATCGCATCTTACACTACAAAGATATTACCGGTTGGGAAATCGAGCGTGCGCTTCTAGAGGAAGTGGCCAAGCATGAAAACATCGAGATTCTAACGCATTATTTTGCTGTAGAGGTGATTACTCAGCACCATTTGGGAGAAAAAACGAACGGTAATGCCGAATGTTACGGAGTTTATGCTTTGAATGTCAATACCATGGAAGTAGAAAAGATACTTTCAAAGGTGACCGTCATGGCTTCCGGAGGTGCAGGTCAGATCTATTCTTCTACCACTAATCCTATCATTGCTACGGGTGATGGGATTGCTATGGTGTACAGGGCAGGAGGAGAAGTGAGAGATATGGAGATGATTCAGTTTCATCCTACTTCTCTTTACAATCCGGGTACCTTCCCAAGTTTCTTGATAACTGAAGCCGTGAGAGGCGAAGGTGGAGTGTTGAGAGATAAATTTGGAAGGGAGTTTATGTATGACTATGACGAGAGAGGTTCCCTTGCTCCCCGTGACATCGTAGCCCGCTCCATAGACGCAGAAATGAAGAAGTCAGGAGAGGAGCACGTATGGCTGGATATTACACATAAACCTAAGGAGTTTATTCTACAGCATTTTCCTAACATATATGAAAAATGCCTGAGCATAGGGATAGATATAAGCAAAGACTATATACCTGTTACCCCTGCGGCACATTATTTGTGTGGTGGTATTAAAGTAGATGAATTTGGTAGAACCACTATCAAGAATCTATATGCCTGTGGTGAGTGCTCTTCTACCGGACTACATGGCGCGAATAGACTGGCCTCCAATTCTTTATTAGAAGCGGCGGTTTTCGCGCATAGAATCGCAGGTTCTGCACTGGAGATAGTGGATCAATTGGATTTTGAAACCAAAGTTCCGGAATGGAATGAGTTCGGAGCGGTACAAAGCAATGAAGAGATTTTGGTTTCCCATAATACCCGAGAGCTGCAGAAGATGATGTCAGATTACGTAGGTATAGTGCGTTCTGATTTCCGTTTAGACCGGGCTGAAACACGTATGAAGATGCTGAGGGACGAAACGGAGGAGTTTTATCGAAAGACTAAACTGTCTGTGAAACTTTGTGAGTTGAGAAACTTGATTCTTTGTGCGCAGATGGTGATACAGTCGGCTAAAAAGCGCAAAGAGTCCAGAGGATTACACTACAATACGGACTATCCTTATAAACTAGGAGGAAAGCCGGAGAATACCGTTTTGGGGAGGCATTTATCAGCCTCCTAAGGTTTGAATTTTAGGAAATTTTATGATTTATTTGTTTCATTTTCAGGAATAATACTGAAATTTGTAGCAAGTTCTGTAAGGATATGGATAAGCTTAAGTTTCTATTGGAAAGTAATATGTTTGGCGTCTGCTCGAAAATAGGGCAGAAGCTTAACTTTTCAGCCTCTTCGATCAGGAAGTATTTTATCTATGCTTCATTCTTTACTCTGGGGTCTCCTGTGATTATCTATCTGGTTTTGGCTTTTTGGATGGAGATCAGGAAGACCATTAGGAATGCTAATCACCCGAGCGTTTGGGAATTAGAATAATTACCTATCCACTTCTCCCATAACCAGGTCCAATGAACCTACAATTGCAATCAGGTCTGCCATCAATATGTTCTTCGAAAGAGCCGGCAGGACAGAAAGGTTATGGAAGGAGCACGCTCTACATTTCACCCTGAGGGGAGTATCACTTTTACCGTCTGTTCTGAAGAAGAATCCCAATTCACCCTTAGGGTTTTCTGCCCTGACATAGAAGTCCATGGCTTTAGGGCGGATTTTCTTTGGTACCAAAGCTTGAGGATCAAAGTCACGAGTCCTTTTGTGTTCTTTTAATAGCTTCTCTAGGCACTGATCTATTATTTTTAGGGATTCAAAACATTCCAGTAACCGAACATAATTACGGTCCCAAGAGTCGCCCACCTTTCCCATCTTACCTTCTCCTACAGGAATATCAAAATCTAATTCCGGATAAACAGAGTATCCATCTACTTTTCTAAGGTCATAGCGAAGTCCCGAACCTCTGAGAACGGGTCCTGTACAGCCATAATTGATGGCCAGATCTAAAGGTAAGACACCTACTCCGGCAGTCCTATTGATGAAAAGGTGGTTGTCTATGATAATTTGCTGCAATTCTACCAGTTTTGGGCGGACATAGGCTGTGAATTCCTTACACTTCTCTTCAAACCCCACCGGAAGATCATAGAAAAGTCCCCCAATCCAAATGTAATTGTATAGTAAACGTCCTCCCGAAACCCATTCTAACATACGTAAAATGGTTTCTCTGTCGCGGAAAAGCCATAAGAAGGGTGTTTGCGCTCCAATATCTAAGGCATAGCTACCAATAGCCAGGAAATGAGAAGCGATTCTATTCAATTCTGCTACTAGCACTCGAATGTACTCTACACGCTGCGGCATTTGCAGATCCAGCATTTTTTCCACTCCCATAACATAAGCATGTTCTGAGTTCATAGATGCTAGGTAATCCAGACGGTCTACAAACGGAATCACTTGAGGGAAAGGTAGAGATTCTGCATGCTTTTCAAAGCATCTGTGAAGGTAGCCTAAATGCGGAACTACTTCCTTAATCAGTTCACCGTCAGTTTTAACCTCCAAACGCAGTACACCATGGGTGGAAGGGTGCTGAGGACCTACGTTTAAGATCATTTCCTCCTCAGCCAAATCTTCCTCCTTAAATTTAAGGGGTTCGGATTCTGTTAAGTATTCCGTTTTATATTTGTACTGAATTTTCTGCATGTTACAAATTTAAATAAAATGCTGTCGGGATGCATGAAATAGAGCCATTTTATAATTGGAACAAGTACTACCAACCGTATAAAGATCGAAAAGGACCTTTTTATGGCAAGGAACAGGCGGAGTACTATGAGAATGCGGTGTACGGGTATGTTATTCATCCTGATTGGGATTTTATTGGCTCAGAAACTCTGTACATCAAGGTTTTGATGGTGAATTATAGCTTGAAGTACGCGGTTATTGAACTGATGGGAGAGTGGAATGATACTTTGCATAATGATGTGATGTATCTGAAGAGAACGGTGGTAGATAAATTGGTGAAAGCAGGCATTCAGCATTTTATTTTGATTGGCGAAAATCTTTTTCAGTTTCACGGAGGGGAAGATGATTATTACGAGGAGTGGTTTGAGGATGTAGAATCCGGTTGGATAGCCCTTTTGAATATCCGAAAATTCGTGATGGAAGAGCTGGAGAAGTATAAGTTAGATTATTATTTGCATTTTGGTGGTACCTTGCAAATGGAAAATTGGCGCACATTAAAACCTGATGTCTTCTTTGGGCTGGTAGATAGCTTAATACAAAGGAGACTCAACTAATACCATGGATAAGAAATTTATTGAATTCCTCTACAACAAGCATCAGAATGTTCCGGATATTCCGCCTTCTAAAGATATTACAGCCTGGGCATTACGCGTTTTTGATCTGCTTTTCCCGGAAAGGAGTAAGGACTTCTTCCGCAGTGCAGATGAGGTGGAAGGAGAATTTTGGAATATAGGGAATGATTTAAAGGCCATATTGAATGCTACGGCAGAATGTAGGAATTGTGGTTCTGAAGAGAAATCCAGAGCATTTGTAGATGGAATTCCGGAATTGTATAGGATCTTAAGTACGGATTTAGACGCCATTTTAAAAGGTGATCCTGCGGCTAAGTCTATGTATGAAGTGATACGAGTTTATCCAGGCTTTTTCGCCATCTTTTTCTATAGAGTTGCTCATGCTCT harbors:
- a CDS encoding NADH-quinone oxidoreductase subunit D produces the protein MQKIQYKYKTEYLTESEPLKFKEEDLAEEEMILNVGPQHPSTHGVLRLEVKTDGELIKEVVPHLGYLHRCFEKHAESLPFPQVIPFVDRLDYLASMNSEHAYVMGVEKMLDLQMPQRVEYIRVLVAELNRIASHFLAIGSYALDIGAQTPFLWLFRDRETILRMLEWVSGGRLLYNYIWIGGLFYDLPVGFEEKCKEFTAYVRPKLVELQQIIIDNHLFINRTAGVGVLPLDLAINYGCTGPVLRGSGLRYDLRKVDGYSVYPELDFDIPVGEGKMGKVGDSWDRNYVRLLECFESLKIIDQCLEKLLKEHKRTRDFDPQALVPKKIRPKAMDFYVRAENPKGELGFFFRTDGKSDTPLRVKCRACSFHNLSVLPALSKNILMADLIAIVGSLDLVMGEVDR
- a CDS encoding PspC domain-containing protein produces the protein MDKLKFLLESNMFGVCSKIGQKLNFSASSIRKYFIYASFFTLGSPVIIYLVLAFWMEIRKTIRNANHPSVWELE
- a CDS encoding RecQ family ATP-dependent DNA helicase, which translates into the protein MISESVEQRLKQNLKEIFGFDNFRGEQEKIIKSVISGKNTFVIMPTGAGKSLCYQLPATVLEGTAIVISPLIALMKNQVDQLTAYGINAQFLNSTLNKSEMNRVKNDVISGVCKLLYIAPESLTKEDNLEFLKKAKISFVAVDEAHCISEWGHDFRPEYRKIKDIIENIDTALPIVALTATATPKVQLDIKKSLNMDDSVIFKTSFNRANLYYEVRPKQNAKKQLIKFVSQNRGKSGIVYCLSRKKVEEIAELLNVNGFKALPYHAGLDPEVRMKNQDAFLNENCDIVVATIAFGMGIDKPDVRFVVHYDAPKSLEGYYQETGRAGRDGIDGTCLMFYALDDITKLEKFNKDKNVTERDNAKALLMEMVAYSSLGVCRRRQLLSYFGEQMEKDCGFCDNCKKPTKTFKGKEEVELVIKTILKTEQRFSANHIADILTGNTKDNPAILSYEHNKLEMFGKGLKYFNLEDKFEEEEEEDDEDTILVNKKPKADINADGRISASDKWVSIIRQLMVFGYLEKDIDNYGVVKVSQKGMNYLNDPYSITFHEDHDLDETEGSGEDDLQQTPGSASGSGAADQALLELLKSLRKKIAKEKNVPPYVVFQDPSLEEMATTYPSNANELAQVNGVGMGKVQKFGKPFLDLINKYVEDNEIETTHDLMVKTTVNKSKTKIFIIQQIDRKIDLEDIAEAKEMSAEEIISEIESICFSGTKLNLDYYINQIIDKEKQQDIYEYFMTSSSDDIRAALKEFEDYEEEVTEEELRLMRIKFISEMAN
- a CDS encoding KpsF/GutQ family sugar-phosphate isomerase, whose product is METKVEKNIIDTAKKVLADESEAIKSLISTIGSEFEEVVNLILNSRGKVVLSGIGKSAIIAQKISATLNSTGQKAVFMHATDAVHGDLGIIDDEDVIVILSKSGNTPELKVLIPLIRRLPNKLVGMVSDLDSFLARNSDYVLNAHVNREACPMNLAPTTSTTVSLALGDALAVCLLEARGFTKRDFAKYHPGGSLGKKLYLKVSDIYPNNEVPIVKEEAGMEEVILEMTSKRLGTTAVINEEGHLTGIITDGDLRRKLREKVDVFSLKALDLMSRNPKVIRKDDFAVNALNLMQELSITQLVVAENQKVLGFVHLHDLLREGLV
- the nadB gene encoding L-aspartate oxidase; translation: MRTVDFLVIGSGIAGLSFALKAAKKGKVLILTKVNADETNTKYAQGGIASVFDPATDSFDKHIQDTLIAGDGLCDREIVEIVVSEGPDRIRELIDYGTNFDKMETGEYNLTREGGHSENRILHYKDITGWEIERALLEEVAKHENIEILTHYFAVEVITQHHLGEKTNGNAECYGVYALNVNTMEVEKILSKVTVMASGGAGQIYSSTTNPIIATGDGIAMVYRAGGEVRDMEMIQFHPTSLYNPGTFPSFLITEAVRGEGGVLRDKFGREFMYDYDERGSLAPRDIVARSIDAEMKKSGEEHVWLDITHKPKEFILQHFPNIYEKCLSIGIDISKDYIPVTPAAHYLCGGIKVDEFGRTTIKNLYACGECSSTGLHGANRLASNSLLEAAVFAHRIAGSALEIVDQLDFETKVPEWNEFGAVQSNEEILVSHNTRELQKMMSDYVGIVRSDFRLDRAETRMKMLRDETEEFYRKTKLSVKLCELRNLILCAQMVIQSAKKRKESRGLHYNTDYPYKLGGKPENTVLGRHLSAS